Proteins encoded within one genomic window of Pygocentrus nattereri isolate fPygNat1 chromosome 7, fPygNat1.pri, whole genome shotgun sequence:
- the LOC108434109 gene encoding extracellular calcium-sensing receptor-like, whose amino-acid sequence MQLTSRLMTFLSMLCITGLSPAACKADPVSCRLWAEPQMPGLSMNGDYIIGGIFSIHFYTSSEQNTYTRQPLQPQCSGSMNFRGLHFARAMEFTIHEINNRTDLLPGITLGYQIHDSCAAVSMAVKVAFQFANGMEPFYNDTDSCSKSAAAAVPALVGDSVSTPSMSMARQLGLFGIPQVSPYATCACLSDKRQYPAFLRTVPSDHHQAAALAKMVKYFGWTWIGAVRSDSDYGNNGMASFLKAAQEEGICVEYSESYYRTEPRSKLERVANVIRRSTARVIVAFLASGDMKFLLEELARQPPPPLQWIGTEAWIIEPEFLRFNMCAGAIGFGIPRSVIPGLREFLLDLSPAQALKSPLLTEFWESSFSCSLKGSSGGARKCDGSEDIHALQNPYTDTSQLRATNLVYKATYAIAHAIHGVICNDTQCDKSAKFTPWQILDQLKRVNFTTKNGFQVWFDSSGDPAAVYELINWQVMQDGTIDFITVGHYDSSRPRGQEFSMSRAISWVGGQTEVPRSVCSESCPPGTRKAVQKGKPVCCYDCIPCAEGEISNKTDSLNCLRCAPEFWPNTQRDRCLPKPVEFLSWDDTLSIILTAFSISGAFIAVCVAAVFYKHRTSPIVRANNSELSFLLLFSLTLCFLCSLTFIGQPSEWSCMLRHTAFGITFVLCISCVLGKTLVVLMAFRATLPGSNAMKWFGPPQQRLSVLTFTLIQVLICVLWLTISPPLPFKNLKHYKERIILECGLGSPIGFWAVLGYIGFLALLCFILAFLARKLPDNFNEAKFITFSMLIFCAVWVTFIPAYVSSPGKFTVAVEIFAILASSFGLIICIFIPKCFIIVFRPERNTKKHLMNKVPSKAL is encoded by the exons ATGCAGCTCACTTCAAGACTGATGACATTTTTATCAATGCTTTGTATAACTggactcagtccagcagcatgTAAAGCTGACCCAGTCAGCTGCAGGCTGTGGGCTGAGCCTCAGATGCCTGGTCTTTCAATGAATGGAGACTATATAATCGGAGGcattttttctattcatttctaCACCAGCTCAGAACAGAACACCTACACCAGACAGCCACTGCAGCCACAGTGCTCTGGGAG TATGAATTTCAGGGGGCTGCACTTCGCTCGTGCCATGGAGTTCACCATCCACGAGATCAACAACAGAACAGATCTCCTGCCGGGAATCACGTTAGGATACCAGATACACGACTCGTGCGCTGCAGTGTCGATGGCTGTTAAAGTTGCATTTCAGTTTGCAAACGGCATGGAACCATTTTACAATGATACTGATTCCTGTTCAAaatctgcagctgctgctgttcctgCTCTCGTGGGAGATTCTGTTTCCACTCCCTCAATGAGTATGGCCAGACAACTGGGTCTTTTCGGAATTCCACAG GTGAGTCCTTATGCAACCTGCGCATGTCTGAGCGATAAGCGtcagtatcctgccttcctcagGACCGTACCAAGTGACCACCACCAAGCAGCCGCACTGGCAAAAATGGTTAAGTATTTTGGCTGGACATGGATTGGGGCAGTGCGCAGCGACTCAGACtatggaaataatggaatgGCGTCGTTTCTAAAGGCTGCGCAGGAGGAGGGAATCTGTGTGGAGTACTCCGAGTCCTACTACAGAACAGAACCGCGCAGTAAACTGGAGAGAGTGGCGAACGTCATCCGGAGATCAACAGCCCGGGTAATAGTAGCGTTTCTTGCTTCAGGCGACATGAAGTTTCTATTAGAGGAACTGGCGAGACAGCCGCCGCCTCCCCTTCAGTGGATCGGCACGGAAGCGTGGATTATAGAACCAGAGTTTCTGCGCTTTAACATGTGCGCTGGGGCGATAGGATTTGGGATCCCCCGCTCGGTGATTCCAGGTCTTCGTGAGTTTCTTCTGGATCTCTCTCCAGCACAAGCACTGAAATCTCCTCTGCTGacggagttttgggagagctcGTTCAGCTGTAGTCTAAAAGGCTCCTCAGGGGGCGCGCGGAAATGTGACGGGAGCGAGGACATCCACGCGCTGCAGAACCCCTATACAGACACGTCACAGCTACGCGCGACTAACCTGGTGTATAAAGCTACGTATGCCATAGCGCATGCCATCCACGGTGTTATCTGTAATGACACGCAGTGCGACAAGAGCGCTAAATTCACACCATGGCAG ATACTCGACCAGCTCAAGAGAGTGAACTTCACTACAAAGAATGGTTTTCAGGTCTGGTTTGATTCCAGTGGTGATCCTGCGGCCGTCTATGAGCTCATAAACTGGCAGGTTATGCAAGATGGCACAATAGATTTCATCACTGTGGGTCACTATGACTCCTCCAGACCAAGAGGCCAGGAGTTCAGTATGAGCAGAGCTATCAGCTGGGTGGGGGGACAGACTGAG GTGCCAAgatctgtgtgcagtgagagctgtcCTCCAGGAACCaggaaggctgtgcagaaaggaaagccagtctgctgctatgactgtataccatgtgcagaaggagagatcagcaACAAGACAG ACTCTTTGAACTGTTTGCGCTGTGCTCCTGAGTTCTGGCCCAACACCCAGCGAGACAGATGCCTCCCCAAGCCTGTGGAGTTCCTGTCCTGGGATGACACGCTGAGCATCATCCTGACAGCGTTCTCCATCTCCGGGGCCTTCATAGCTGTATGTGTGGCTGCTGTTTTCTACAAACACAGAACATCTCCAATAGTTCGAGCAAacaactcagagctgagcttcctgctgctcttctcactgactctgtgttttctctgttcacttactttcattggTCAGCCCTCTGAGTGGTCCTGTATGCTGCGCCACACAGCATTTGGGATCACCttcgtcctctgcatctcctgtgttctggggaaaacactagtggtgttaatggccttcagagctacacttccAGGTAGTAATGccatgaaatggtttgggcctccacagcagagactcagtgttCTCACCTTCACTCTCATACAGGTCCTTATTTGTGTTCTTTGGTTGACAatatctcctcctctccccttcAAAAATCTAAAGCACTACAAAGAAAGGATAATACTGGAATGTGGATTAGGTTCACCTATTggtttctgggctgtgctgggttatataggatttctggctcttttgtgttttattttggcttttctagcacggaagctgcctgataactttaatgaagccaagttcatcacattcagcatgctcatattctgtgcagtGTGGGTTACCTTTATCCCAGCTTACgtcagctctcctggaaagttcacgGTAGCTGTAGAGATATTTGCTATTCTGGCTTCAAGCTTTGGActgattatttgtatttttattcctAAATGTTTCATAATTGTTTTTAGGCCAGAACGGAATACTAAAAAACATCTCATGAATAAAGTGCCCTCTAAGGCTCTTTGA
- the LOC119263711 gene encoding extracellular calcium-sensing receptor-like: MKLTLSLMTFISMLWIIRLGLAACKADQVSCRLWVEPQMPGLSMNGDYTIGGIFAIHFTMRSEQNTYTREQLQPQCSGSMNFRELRFARAMEFTIHEINNRTDLLPGITLGYQIHDSCGAVRMAMKAAFQFANGMDAFFNYTDSCSKSAAAAVPALVGESASTTSISMARMMGLFGIPQVSYYATCACLSDKRQYPAFFRTIPSDHHQAAALAKLVKHFGWTWIGAVRSDTDYGNYGMASFLKAAQEEGICVEYSESYYRTQPRSKLERVANVIRRSTARVIVAFLNTGEIRFLLEELARQPPPPLQWIGSETWIIDPEFLRFNMCAGAIGFGVPRSVIPGFREFLLDLSPAQALKSPLLTEFWESSFSCSLKGSSEGARECDGSEDIRALQNPYTDTSQLRVTNMVYKATYAIAHAIHGVICNDTQCDKSAKFTPWQILDQLKRVNFTTKNGFQVWFDSGGDPVAVYELVNWQFKKDGSLGFVTVGHYDLSRPRGQEFSMSRAISWMGGQTEVPISVCSESCPAGTRKAIQKGKPVCCYDCIPCAEGEISNKTDSLNCLRCPPELWPNTQQDRCLPKPVEFLSWNDTLSIVLIVFSISGAFIAVCVAAVFYKHRTSPIVRANNSELSFLLLFSLTLCFLCSLTFIGRPSDWSCMLRHTVFGITFVLCISCVLGKTIVVLMAFRATLPGSNAMKWFGPPQQRLSVLTFTLIQVLICVLWLTISPPLPLKNLKQYKERIILECGLGSAVGFWAVLGYIGFLALLCFILAFLARKLPDNFNEAKFITFSMLIFCAVWITFIPAYVSSPGKFTVAVEIFAILASSFGLVSCIFVPKCFIIMFKPEQNTKKHLMGKVPSKSL, encoded by the exons ATGAAGCTCACTTTAAGTCTGATGACATTTATATCAATGCTCTGGATAATTAGGCTAGGCTTAGCAGCTTGTAAAGCTGACCAAGTCAGCTGCAGGCTGTGGGTTGAGCCTCAAATGCCTGGTCTTTCTATGAATGGAGACTATACCATTGGAGGGATTTTTGCTATTCATTTCACCATGAGATCAGAGCAGAACACCTACACCAGAGAGCAACTCCAGCCTCAGTGCTCTGGAAG tATGAATTTCAGGGAGCTGCGCTTCGCTCGTGCCATGGAGTTCACCATCCACGAGATCAACAACAGAACAGATCTCCTGCCGGGAATCACGTTAGGATACCAGATACACGACTCGTGCGGTGCCGTACGGATGGCAATGAAAGCTGCATTTCAGTTTGCAAACGGCATGGATGCATTTTTCAATTATACTGATTCCTGTTCAAAAtcagcagctgctgctgttcctgCTCTCGTGGGAGAATCTGCTTCAACAACATCAATTAGTATGGCCAGGATGATGGGTCTTTTTGGAATTCCACAG GTGAGTTACTACGCAACTTGCGCATGTCTAAGTGATAAGCGTCAGTATCCTGCCTTCTTCAGGACCATACCAAGTGACCACCATCAGGCGGCCGCACTGGCAAAATTAGTCAAGCATTTTGGCTGGACATGGATTGGGGCAGTGCGCAGCGATACGGACTATGGAAATTATGGAATGGCGTCGTTTCTAAAGGCTGCGCAGGAGGAGGGAATCTGTGTGGAGTACTCCGAGTCCTACTACAGAACACAACCGCGCAGTAAACTGGAGAGAGTGGCGAACGTCATCCGGAGATCAACAGCCCGGGTAATAGTAGCGTTTCTTAATACAGGAGAAATTAGGTTTCTGTTAGAAGAACTGGCGAGACAGCCGCCGCCTCCACTTCAGTGGATCGGCAGCGAAACATGGATTATAGATCCAGAGTTTCTGCGCTTTAACATGTGCGCTGGCGCGATAGGATTTGGGGTTCCCCGCTCGGTGATTCCAGGTTTCCGTGAGTTTCTTCTGGATCTCTCTCCAGCACAAGCACTGAAATCTCCTCTGCTGacggagttttgggagagctcGTTCAGCTGTAGCCTGAAAGGCTCCTCAGAGGGCGCGCGGGAATGTGATGGCAGTGAGGATATCCGCGCGCTGCAGAACCCGTATACAGACACGTCGCAGCTGCGCGTGACAAACATGGTGTATAAAGCTACGTATGCCATAGCGCATGCCATCCACGGTGTTATCTGTAATGACACGCAGTGCGACAAGAGCGCTAAATTCACACCATGGCAG ATACTCGACCAGCTCAAGAGAGTGAACTTCACTACAAAGAATGGTTTTCAGGTCTGGTTTGATTCTGGCGGAGATCCTGTGGCCGTCTACGAGCTTGTAAActggcagtttaagaaagatggTAGTTTGGGTTTTGTGACTGTGGGTCACTACGACTTATCCAGACCAAGAGGCCAGGAGTTCAGTATGAGCAGAGCTATCAGCTGGATGGGAGGACAAACTGAG GTGCCCATatctgtgtgcagtgagagctgtcCTGCCGGAACCAGGAAGGCTATACAGAAAGGAAAGCCAGTCTGCTGCTATGACTGTATACCATGtgcagaaggagagatcagTAACAAGACAG ATTCTTTAAACTGCCTGCGCTGCCCTCCTGAACTCTGGCCCAACACCCAACAAGACAGATGCCTTCCCAAGCCTGTGGAGTTCTTGTCCTGGAATGACACTCTGAGCATCGTCCTGATAGTGTTCTCCATCTCTGGGGCCTTCATAGCTGTATGTGTGGCTGCTGTTTTCTATAAACACAGAACTTCTCCCATCGTCCGAGCAAacaactcagagctgagcttcctgctgctcttctcactgactctgtgtttcctctgctcACTTACTTTTATTGGTCGGCCGTCTGACTGGTCCTGTATGCTGCGCCACACAGTGTTTGGGATCACCTTtgtcctctgcatctcctgtgttctggggaaaactatagtggtgttaatggccttcagagctacacttccAGGTAGTAATGccatgaaatggtttgggcctccacagcagagactcagtgttCTCACTTTCACTCTCATACAGGTCCTAATTTGTGTTCTTTGGTTGACAATATCTCCTCCCCTCCCATTGAAAAATCTAAAGCAGTACAAGGAAAGAATAATACTAGAATGTGGATTAGGTTCAGCTGTCGGTTTCTGGGCTGTGTTGGGTTATATAGGATTTCtggctcttttgtgttttattttggcttttctagCAAGAAAGCTGCCTGATAActttaatgaagccaagttcatcacattcagcatgctcatattctgtgcagtCTGGATTACGTTTATCCCGGCTTatgtcagctctcctggaaagttcactgtagctgtagaGATATTTGCTATTCTGGCCTCAAGCTTTGGTTTGgtttcttgtatttttgttCCCAAGTGTTTCATAATCATGTTTAAACCAGAACAGAATACCAAGAAACACCTCATGGGCAAAGTCCCATCCAAATCTCTTTAA